From a single Paenibacillus sp. FSL W8-0426 genomic region:
- a CDS encoding VanZ family protein, with protein MKVVIPIIAEEGARKKRRRVKSNGYKRRRTFGYILWLLFILGWIMLIWSFSMQTYQQQSIQPWLHSWAEHLRLKISFPDIAFHYGDRSYSLRQQPYEFVEFMFRKTAHLFVYAVLGILVYASLRYRNVHWAKCAMISLIVVAAIAGTDEYIQQFSKDRTSSVRDVGVDLLGGAAGILIWVGGRSLFRKKRQ; from the coding sequence ATGAAAGTGGTGATACCCATCATTGCAGAGGAGGGTGCTCGCAAAAAAAGAAGGCGAGTCAAAAGCAACGGTTACAAGCGCCGGAGAACGTTCGGTTATATTCTGTGGTTATTGTTTATCCTGGGCTGGATCATGCTGATCTGGTCCTTCTCCATGCAAACCTATCAACAGCAGAGCATTCAGCCTTGGTTGCACAGCTGGGCAGAACATTTGCGGTTGAAAATATCGTTTCCGGACATTGCCTTCCATTACGGTGATCGTTCTTACTCTTTAAGGCAGCAGCCCTACGAATTTGTCGAATTTATGTTCCGGAAGACTGCGCATCTGTTCGTGTATGCTGTCCTGGGGATATTGGTCTATGCGAGCTTGCGTTACAGGAACGTGCATTGGGCCAAATGTGCAATGATCTCATTGATCGTCGTTGCAGCCATTGCAGGCACGGATGAGTACATACAGCAGTTTTCCAAGGATCGAACTTCATCTGTTCGCGACGTTGGAGTGGACCTTCTTGGGGGCGCAGCCGGCATTTTGATCTGGGTGGGGGGCAGGTCCCTTTTTAGGAAAAAGCGGCAATAG